DNA sequence from the Paraburkholderia azotifigens genome:
AGATTTCCGACGGCTTTCAGCGCATTATAATTTGTGGCACCCATACCTCGCTTGGTAGCGCTTTCAGCGACCGCCGCAGCCATGTTCTCCAACCGGAAAAGCCTGAGGTCCGGCTTTTGGAAACGGACACGCCGTGCGTGTTCCAATGCGTATTCCTGGCAAGAGAAAAGCCATTCCACTGCAACGCGAATCGTGATTCCACGGCATCGCGAACAAACGTATCCGTCAGCGAAACCGATGCTCTGACGTCACGGCGAGAAGCTGATCGCGGGAGCACGAAAGGAGTCGCTGAGCATATTCGCGCCATGTGCAAGCATCTCGGGCGGCGCCGCGCCCGCGTTGCGCGGATTTCACCTGGTGCGTGCTTCGCGGTTCGTCATCATCTCGCCAACCTCCGCGGCATGCGCGGTGCCCCATTCGCATAATGGGGCCAGCGCGTTTGCCAGTGTCTGCCCGAATTCTGTTAACGAGTAGTCGACTCGCGGCGGAATCTCCTTGTAGTCGACACGATGAACGAGGCCATCGATCTCTAATTCCTTCAATTGCTGGATGAGCATCTTGTGGCTAACTGCTCCGATCGCCCGCTTCAGCTCGCCATAACGTCGAGTGTCGTGTGCAAGGTGAAACAAAATCAAAGGCTTCCATTTGCCCCCAATTACGGCCAACGCCGCGTCGAGGCCACAGGTGAACAGATCGCTTTTCATTCGACATTCCATGGGTACTTACCAAAATGTTCATACTAGCCATAAGTAGAGTGTGGGTCTAGGATGTCGAGACACAATCGATAGTTTGAAAGGAATACGCAGATGGGTAGGCTGACTGGAAAAGTTGTACTGGTAACCGGAGGCAATAGTGGCATCGGGCTGGCGAGCGCGAAGCGTTTCGTCGACGAGGGGGCGTTCGTGTTTGTCACGGGGCGCCGTCAAAGCGAGCTTGACAAGGCTGTAGCGATCATCGGGCACAGCGTGCGGGCGCTGCAGGGCGACGTGTCGAAGCTCAATGATCTCGACCGGATTTTTGCTGCTGTTCAGGCAGAAAAGGGCCACCTTGACGTGCTGTTCGCGAACGCGGGGCTCGGCTCGCTGGCGCCGCTTGGAGCGATCACGGAGGAGCAATTCGATCTTACGTTCGACGTCAACGTGAAAGGAACGCTGTTCACAGTTCAGAAGGCGTTGCCGCTGATGAGCGCGGGTGCTTCGATCATCCTGACCGGGTCAACGACGGGTTCGAAGGGGACGCCGGCGTTCAGCGTCTACAGCGCAACGAAAGCGGCAATCCGCAACTTTGCGCGCAGTTGGGCGCTCGATCTGAAGGACTCCGGAATCCGCGTGAATGTGCTGTCTCCCGGTGCGACGGCAACGCCGGGTTTGATGGAGAGCCTTGTCTCGGGCGCTCAGCTCGATGCGATGATCGGCGCGTTGAAAGTGCAGACGCCGCTTGGGCGAATAGCGGATCCGGACGAAACCGCTGCCGTGGCGCTATTCCTTGCGTCGGACGAGAGCAGCTTTATGACCGGCAGTGAAGTGTTTGTCGACGGCGGTTTGGCGCAGGTCTGACCTGAACTGGACGGAGACGGACATGCCGTCTGCCGGGATGGGAAACTCCGCAAGAGCGCACTTATCGTTTCGCGCCTGCCGTCCGCCCTGCTTTATCTGTCTTTTCGAAAGGGGTCGTCTGCCAACGATGCCGGTTTCCGCGATCCTGGTTTCGATTTCGTGCCGGCCGTGTTCGCAGCGTCGCCTTTCTTTAACCGCTGGGAGCGTCAACGTCGTGCGCCCATTCGGCCAGCAACGTGAACAACAGTGGCACGATGCGTTTCGACAACTACGAACTAAGCGGCAAGTATGCGTTGATGCGCGAGATCAGTGTCAGCATCACCGCACGTACACGGATGCGCACACTGGCAATGGGTAGCAGCACGATCTGCGGGGCTAGTCCGAAGTGGAATCAGGTCAACCTTCAATCCTGCACACCCTGTCGAAGCGGACTGATGTCTACCCGGAAGGCGTGCATCAACACGCGACGGATCACCGCTACGCCGCGTCATCGATACCTCCAGCAGCGCTTCGTCAACGGTCGATCAGGTCGCTGTTGCTGTCTGACTGCGCACCCGCTTCCAAACAAGACGATGCCCGCCTCAAGCCTACGCATGAAATGTCGTCCGTAATGCGGCCTGTTCGGCAAGAGTCGGCTCGCGATGTCTTCCCGCAGTCCATCAAGATCAGCGCAAGCGATTTAGCGACATGGCCGGGGTCGCACACGTCTCGGACAACTCGGAAAGCGGCACGAAACAACGGCTTTCCCAGTTAAGTGCGCGCATCGAGCCCGTCTCGATGTCATAGATGCAACCGTGCAGATTCAACGTGCGGTTAGCGAGTCCTAGTGCGACAGGCGCGAGTTGTGCGATTACGCGTCCCGCTGGAATTTCAGAAACCCTTCAGAGGGCCTGTCGCGAGTCCGCACAACTATTCGTTTCACCAATCGTGACAAGAGTAAATCGGTCTTGGACGCTATAGCTGAACTGGCTCATTCTTCGTTCTTCAGTTCCCGGCAAGCACTCGAAGCCGGGAACCAAACTTCACCTGATCCGAAGAAACGACGCGCGAATCATGTCCTGAACCGTCGCCATTTAAGCAGGAACGTCATGAACACAATGTTAGGCAACCTGTCGTCCAGATCGGAGACATCCAGGCCACTTGTCATCGCCGCCGTGATGGCCTCGCTGGCGATGGTCGCCATCGAAGCGACAATCGTCTCGACCGCGATGCCGCAGATCGTCACGAAGCTCGGCGGACTGCATTTATATAGCTGGGTTTTCTCGTCGTTTTTGCTGACGCAGACGGCCATGACGGTGGTCTTTGGCAAGCTTGCGGATATCTTTGGTCGCAAGCGCATCATGCTGGCCGGCATTGCCATTTTTCTGGTCGGATCGGTGCTGGCCGGCTTCGCCTGGTCGATGCCTGCGATGATCGTCTTCAGACTCATTCAGGGCATCGGCGCCGGTTCAATACAACCGGTCACGCTGACCATCGTCGGCGACCTCTACCCAGCCAAAGAGCGTGGCAAGGTGCAGGGCTATCTGGCTAGCGTGTGGGCGACGGCGGCGGTCCTCGGGCCGATGATCGGCGGCTTTATTGTCCGCGACTTCTCGTGGGCGTGGATCTTCTGGATCAACGTCCCGATCGGACTGATTTCAGCCGCAGGATTCGTCCTGTTCCTGCATGAAAAGGAAAGAGACGCTCGGCCGTCGATCGATATCGGCGGTGCAGTCCTCTTCACCGTCGCCATCGCCGCGCTCATGATCGGCCTGACGAGCCTGAGTACAGCGGACTATACGCACGCGATGCTCAGCGGCAGCGTGTTCATCGCAAGCGCAGCGCTGTTTGTCTGGCAGGAGCGGCGTAGCCCCGACCCGATGATTTCGTTCGGCCTGTGGGGGCATCGTCCCATTGCGATGACCAACCTCGCGACGGCTTTGTCCGGCATGGCCTTGATGGGGCTGACCACCTTCCTGCCGATGTATGTTCAGGGTGTGCTGCATCGCACGCCGGTGGTCGCAGGCTTTGCGCTGACCATGGTCATGGTGGGGTGGCCGCTGGGCGCCACGCTTTCCGCCCGCTCGTTTCACCGGTTCGATCTTCGCAAGCTGCTGATTGGTGGAAGTGCGGTGATCCCGGTTGGCGCGATGATCTTCGTCTCGTTGACCCCTCATAGCGCACCGCTTCTGGCCGGTATCGGATCGCTGGTCATGGGCTTCGGAATGGGCGCGCTCAGCGTCACGTCGCTCGTCCTCATCCAGGAGCAGGTCGACAAGTCGCAACGCGGCAGCGCGACCGCCTCGAACCTGTTCTCGCGCAACCTTGGAAGCACACTCGGCGCGACCGTCTTCGGCGCCTTGCTCAACTATGGACTGGC
Encoded proteins:
- a CDS encoding MDR family MFS transporter — translated: MSSRSETSRPLVIAAVMASLAMVAIEATIVSTAMPQIVTKLGGLHLYSWVFSSFLLTQTAMTVVFGKLADIFGRKRIMLAGIAIFLVGSVLAGFAWSMPAMIVFRLIQGIGAGSIQPVTLTIVGDLYPAKERGKVQGYLASVWATAAVLGPMIGGFIVRDFSWAWIFWINVPIGLISAAGFVLFLHEKERDARPSIDIGGAVLFTVAIAALMIGLTSLSTADYTHAMLSGSVFIASAALFVWQERRSPDPMISFGLWGHRPIAMTNLATALSGMALMGLTTFLPMYVQGVLHRTPVVAGFALTMVMVGWPLGATLSARSFHRFDLRKLLIGGSAVIPVGAMIFVSLTPHSAPLLAGIGSLVMGFGMGALSVTSLVLIQEQVDKSQRGSATASNLFSRNLGSTLGATVFGALLNYGLAHSKTLGVVTSDQLRKVIESAPGGMDSFTAIRIALHQSVHLTFVGLLVVAVSIVVFAVLVPAVAAARNGEAPQR
- a CDS encoding winged helix-turn-helix transcriptional regulator; translation: MKSDLFTCGLDAALAVIGGKWKPLILFHLAHDTRRYGELKRAIGAVSHKMLIQQLKELEIDGLVHRVDYKEIPPRVDYSLTEFGQTLANALAPLCEWGTAHAAEVGEMMTNREARTR
- a CDS encoding SDR family NAD(P)-dependent oxidoreductase, whose translation is MGRLTGKVVLVTGGNSGIGLASAKRFVDEGAFVFVTGRRQSELDKAVAIIGHSVRALQGDVSKLNDLDRIFAAVQAEKGHLDVLFANAGLGSLAPLGAITEEQFDLTFDVNVKGTLFTVQKALPLMSAGASIILTGSTTGSKGTPAFSVYSATKAAIRNFARSWALDLKDSGIRVNVLSPGATATPGLMESLVSGAQLDAMIGALKVQTPLGRIADPDETAAVALFLASDESSFMTGSEVFVDGGLAQV